Part of the Ruania alba genome is shown below.
ATGTCCTCGACGCTGGTGGCACACTCACGGGCCTGGTGCAGCAATCTCTCCGCACCAGGCAGATCGCCGGCGTTGGCCACTCGCCTGGCTTCACCATGCAGCGCGGCGGCATCGTCGCCCGCGCTGCCCGCGAGCAGCTCGGTCACCGCGTCATCGACCTCCGTCCTCGACCATTCGCCATGCCAGGTGCGCACCGCGGATCCGCTCCGCGATGTGCTTGGCGGGAGGAATTCGCGGTTCAAGCACGTGCGCCACTCTGGCGGCGAGCAGCGGTGCGGCGAACGAGGTCCCGCTCCAGACGGCAAAGCCACCACTGAAGTCGTCGAGGTCGAAGGTCTCGCTGCCGGGCCCCGTCTCCACCGTGGGCTGGCGGCCGGAGTCCAGGCGCGGACTGGTGCTCACCAGAGCCGCACCCTGGTCCCAGCAGCTGACCCACGCGCCTTGGTTGCTGAAGGCCGCGATCGTCCCGTTCGGGTTCCGCGCACCCACAGAGATCAACGGCGCCACCGAGGGGTCCGGAGAGAGGGTGAACGCGGCCGGGAAATGCGGACGAGTGGTGGCGGCGTTCCCTGCGGAGGCGACGATCGTGGTCCCCTCCGCGCGCAGGTGGTGCAGCACCCCGTAGAGCGCGGAGCTGTAGGCGGCATCCTCGGGCCGCTCGTGGGTGTAACTGAGCGACAGGTTGAGCACGTCGATGGGACCTGTCGTGCGCTGGTACGCGGTGAGCTGAGCGAGCACGGAGATGAGCTCGAGCTCGGTGACGATCCCGTCCCCATCACAGACCCGCACCGCGAGCAGGTCAGCATCCGGTGCCACCTGCCGCACCAGGCCGGCGATGAACGTCCCGTGGCCGACGGCGCGCCCGGCGAGACCGGTGATGGTCGGTCCCGGGCTCGGGTCCCGTTCCGGATCAGGTGAGCCGTGCCGGCCGATGGGATGTCCGTCGACGTGCGGCACGGTGACGACGTCGTCGAGCCACTCGTGGTCGCCGCACCCGGTGTCGAGCACCGCCACCGTGACCCTGCGAGAGGCCTCGGGGCGACGGGACGGCGGGGCGATCGGTACGCTCACCGGTTGCCGTCCGCCGAGCCCCGGCCGGGCGTACCCGGCGGCGGGATTGGTCTCGATGAAGGGGTTCGTCTCGATGAAGGGGTTCGTCTCGATGAAGGGATTGGTCTCGATGAAGGGCCCGAGACTGAGCAGATGGTCGAGGCCGAGGGCCACGGGTGCCCGCCGACGCTCCTGCACGGCCCGCAACGCGACGGCTGCATCCGGCCCGTCGACGGGGGCACCCACATTCCTGGCCAGGTGCACCCCGATCACCCCGACCGGGATCGGCTGCCCCTCCGGACCGGCGTGCTCTCGCCCCGCGTACAGAGGCTTCCAAAGCCTTCGCAGCGCCTCCAGCGCTGTTGTCGGCTCGCCCGCCCGGTACGCCTTCCGGAAGTTCTCGACGGCGCCTGTCACCCCCGCGTCGGCGCTCACCTCGTCCGAGACGAATAGGACAGGATCGCCGAGCTCAAGCCGCCACTGCCGCTCCGCGAGGACCTCGTCGAGAACGGCAAGGTCCTCCTCAGCACCCGGGACAAGTGGGCACAGCAACGAGTCGCTGAGGTAGGTCGTGCCGAACCATCCGACATCCGGATCGGGACCCGTGGCGCGCACCCGCGCCCACAGCGCCGGAGGCTTCCAGTCGGTCATCTCATACCTCGAATCCTGGAGTCAGGTACGCACCCTCGTCGGAACGTAGTCGCAGTCGCACCGGTCCGGAAGGCACCTTGTCGAACTCGAACCGGCCCGCGGCGCTCACCTGGACCGTGCGAGACCATTCCTCGTTCACCAGGGCCACCTCACGGATGCCCTCCGCCCAACCGTCCACCCGCCGCGACCCGTCGTCGTCCTGGCCGAGCCGCAGCACCAGCGTGAGGCTGTCGGAGGTGAATTCCAGCACCTGTGCCCCCTCACCGCGCACGCCGGCCAGCTCGGCCGGCCGCAGGCTCAGCAGCTCGGCGTCGAGGTCCTCAGCGGCGATCGCAGCGATCACCGAGTCGACCAACCCGGTCGGGGCGGGGTCCGCACGCTGCCACATCCCCCGCATCCACTCCCACGTGTCGGCCTCGGAGGGTCCGCGCTGCACGCCCTCAGGCATGGTGTACCCCTTCCGCGGCGAGCATGGATCGGAGTCGATCCAGACATCGTGCCCGGGTGGGACCGATGCTGCCCACGGCCATCCCCAGCTCACCGGCCAGGTTCCGGTAGTCGGGTCGGTCCAAGAACGCAGCGACCCGGAGCAGACGCTGACAGCGTTCGGAGAGCTGCCGCACGAGCCGCCACAGCACGTCGTCCATCCAGCGCGTCGTCGCCTCGTGCTCGGCCGAGGCGCCCTCACCGAACTCCGGAACCTCTTCCATCGGTTCGAGTTTGGCGCCTGCCTTGGTCACGCGCCAGGCCTCCCTGCGGGCGGTGGTGATCAGCCAGGCCCCGACGGCGTCCGGCTCGCGCACGGATTCCGGCCGGCGCACGAGCGCCAGCCAGGTGGACTGAACGACGTCCGAGGCCGTCTCGGTGTCCAGGCGTTGCGCCCGCACCACCTGCCAGAGCACCGGGGTGAGCTCACGGACCAGGTCGTCCATCGCCGTCGGGGAGCCGTCCCGCCAGCAGCGGAAGTGGCGCGCCGCCGAAGACCAGACCGTCTCCTCCGCGTTACGCGCCATGGGGTGAATGGTGTGCATACCTGGTCAAGTGTGCAACTCGTGCGTTCTGATACACCCGACCCACCACCCGATTTCGGTCAGCGCGGGCTACGCACCTGGACCAGGTCGTCGCGGTGCACCACGGCCCGGGTGTCGGCGTCCCCGAAGATCTCCGCCAGCTGTTCGGAGGTGCGCCCCATCCGCACGGGCAGGTCCTCCGCGGAGTAGCCCACCAGCCCGCGGGCCACCACAGTGCCGTCGGTACCGACCAGCTCGACCGGGTCACCCGCCTCGAAATCACCGTCAGCGCCGATCACCCCGGCCGCGAGCAACGACTTCTTCCCGATCGTGATCGCCCGCACCGCGCCATCGTCCAGGATCACGCGACCTCGGGTCCGAGCGGCGTGCGCGAGCCAGAGTCGCCTGCTCTGGATCCGCCGGCCGGTCGGGGCGAACCAGGTGCCGACATCCGCACCGGCCAGTGCAGCGGCGGCGTTCGCGGCGCTGGTGAGCACCACCGGCACACCAGACCCGGTGGCGATCGTGGCGGCTTCCACCTTGGTGACCATCCCGCCGGTGCCCACGGCGCTGCCGGGTGCGGTGATCTCCAGTCCGTCCAGATCCTCGGGACGCTCCACGCGGGCGATCCGCTGCGCACCGGGGCGGCTCGGTGGGCCATCGTAGAGCGCATCGACGTCGCTGAGCAGCAGCAAGGCGTCAGCCTGGGTCAGGTGCGCCACCAGGGCCGCGACGCGGTCGTTGTCGCCGAACCGGATCTCGTGGGTGGCCACCGTGTCGTTCTCGTTCACGATCGGCACCACGCCCAGGTCGAGCAGCCGGTTCAGGGCACGCTGAGCGTTCCGGTAGTGCCCGCGCCGGACCACGTCCTCCACCGTGAGCAGTACCTGACCCACGTGCAGGTGGTGCACGGAGAACGCCCGCGTGTAGTGCGCCATCAGCAGGCCCTGGCCCACGCTCGCGGCGGCCTGGGCGAGGGACAGATCGCGCGGACGGCCGGGCAGCCCCAGCACGGTCAACGCCGACGCGATGGCACCGGAGGAGACCAGGGTGACCTGTCCGCCGTCGGCGATCCGTGCCGCGAGCACATCGACCAGGGCCGACAGACGGGTCACGTCGAGGCGACCGGAAGAATCGGTGAGCGAGGAAGAGCCCACCTTGACCACGATGCGCTGTGCCTGTGCCGGGTCAGCGAAGGCGGCGCGGTCCGGTAACGACGCCGTCACCGGCCCTCCTCGGAGTCGTCGGACCAGTCCCCGGCGGCGGAGTCCTCCCCGTCGGCCCACAGCTCATCGCGGGCAGTCGCCTTGGCGTCCATCTTGTCGTGGAAGGCGGCACGCTTCTCGGCACGCGTGGGCCGGTGAGTCTCCTCCAGGCGCAGATCGCTCCCACGAGGACCGGCGAGCAGCTCGGCACCCACGGCCATGGTGGGCTCCCAGTCGAAGACCACCCCGTTCGGGCCGTCGCCGATCACCACCTCGTCACCCGCCTGGGCGCCGGCGCGGAAGAGCTCGTCCTCGACTCCCAGCTTGGCGAGCCGATCGGCCAGATACCCGACCGCTTCGTCGTTGGCGAAGTCGGTCTGGCGCACCCACCGCTCCGGTTTGTCGCCGCGTACCAGGTAGTAGACGTGGTCGCTCTGGCGGCGCGTGACGGTGAAGGACTTCTCGTTCACCGCACGCGGACGGAGCACCGTCCGGGTGGCCTCGGGTGCCGGCGCCTCGGCGCGGGCACGGGTCACCAGCGCGGCGAGCGCAAAGGTGAGTGGTCGTAGCCCTTCGTGGGACGCCGTCGAGATCTCCAGCACCTGCAAGCCGCGTTCCTCGAGGTCGGGGCGCACCAGCTCGGCCAGGTCCCGCGCCTCGGGCACGTCGATCTTGTTCAGCACCACCAACCGTGGCCGATCCGCCAGCGGCACCCGCCCGCCGTCGATCCCCAGATCGGCGGCGTAGGCGCCGAGCTCGGTCTCGATCACGTCCAGGTCGCTGATCGGGTCACGGCCCGGTTCGAGCGTGGCGCAGTCGAGCACATGCACGATCACCGCACAGCGTTCGATGTGGCGCAGGAACTCCAGACCAAGTCCCTTGCCCTCGCTGGCCCCGGGGATCAGGCCGGGCACGTCGGCCACGGTGAAGCGCTGCTCCCCGGCCTGGACCACACCGAGGTTGGGCACCAGGGTGGTGAACGGGTAGTCGGCGATCTTCGGCCGGGCGGCGGAGATCGCGGCGATCAGGGAAGACTTCCCGGCGCTCGGGTATCCCACCAGCGCCACATCGGCCACTGTCTTCAGCTCGAGCACCAGGTCACGTTCCTGGCCGGGCTCACCCAGCAGCGCGAAACCGGGTGCCTTGCGCTTGGGCGAGGCGAGGGCGGCGTTGCCGAGCCCACCACGGCCCCCTTCGGCGGCGACGAACCGGGTACCGGAGCCCACCATGTCGGCGAGCACCTCACCCTCACGGGTCTTCACCACGGTGCCGTCCGGTACCGCCAGCTCGAGCACCTCACCGTGCCGACCGGTGCGATTGTCGCCCATGCCCGGGGTGCCGTTCTGGGCCCGCCGGTGCGGCAGGTGGTGGTAGTCGAGCAGGGTGGTCACCTGCGGGTCGACCACGAGCACCACGTCCCCGCCGGAGCCGCCGTTGGCACCGTCCGGGCCGCCGAGCGGCTTGAACTTCTCGCGGTGGACCGAGGCGCACCCGTGGCCACCGTCACCACCGCGGGCGTGGACCACCACGCGGTCGACGAAGCTGGCCATGGTTCATCCCTCCGTGCGGGTGGACGGTGCCACCCTCATGCGAAAACGGCGGGGGCACAGCGACTCAGCCGCTGCACCCCCGCCGTCAGGAAAAGTGTGCTCAGACCTCGGCCGCGACGATGTCGACGACCTTGCGGCCACGCCGCTGGCCGAACTGCACGGCGCCCGGCTGCAGGGCGAAGAGGGTGTCATCGCCGCCGCGGCCCACGTTCAGGCCCGGGTGGAAGTGTGTACCACGCTGGCGCACGATGATCTCGCCGGCCTTGACGGCCTGTCCGCCGAAGCGCTTGACGCCGAGGCGCTGGGCATTGGAGTCGCGCCCGTTCTTGGAAGAGGAGACGCCCTTCTTTGATGCCATGGTGACCCTTTCGTTCGTATGTCCGGATCCGAGATGGCGACCTGGCTCGCCGTGCTCGGGATTACTTGATGCCGGTGACCTTGAGGCGGGTCAGCTTCTGGCGGTGCCCCATGCGCTTGCGGTACCCGGTCTTGTTCTTGTACTTGACGATGGAGATCTTCTTGCCCTTGTCGTCCCGGACGATCTCTGCGGTCACCGTCACCTTCTCGAGGCCCTTGGCGTCGGAGGTGACCTTGTCACCATCGACGAGCAGGACCGGCTCGAGCTCCACGGAGTCGCCCGAGGTCCCGGAGATCCGGTCCACGACGACGATGTCGCCGACGGACACCTTCTCCTGTCGGCCGCCGGCCTTCACGATCGCGTACACCACGTTCCTGCTCATCTCTGTCGTCAGACTGCTGGGGCACCCGTGCGCTTGCATCAACGCGGCTGCCGAGTTGCTGGTGCAACCAAAGGTCAGCGACCGGCGCCTTCGTAGGCGCGCACGGGATGGCGGTGCTTTACGCACCGACGCTCAAGATTACGCGACGCCTGCCCCGATGAGCAAACCACACGTGCGTGACCTGGACCTCTCTTGCGGTCCGGATCCGGCCGTGGGGTGCACTAGCGTCGCACGATCGCCGATCTACGACGAAAAGGCACCCCACACCGGTCAGTAGGCTGGCGGCCCCGCCACCGTCGCTCGACAGGAGCTTGTTGTGCCCGCCTCGAAGCCCACGATCGTCGCCACCTCCGGAGGTTACCGCCCCGGGCACCGCACCCGGCTGGAGTTCGACGCGCTGGTGCACCATGCCGTCGAACGTTCCGGGGTGGCCGGGCGTGCACCGCGGCTGTCCTATGTGGGCACGGCGGGCGGTGACCAGGACTGGCGGATCGCCGCCATGTCCGAGGCGGGGCGCGTCGCGGGATACGACGTCACGCCGTTGCGGCTGTTCACCATGCCGAACGTGGAGGACATCGAGGCCACGCTGCTCACCCAGGACGTGGTCTGGGTGGACGGCGGCTCGGTGGCGAACCTGCTCGCCGTGTGGCGCGTGCACGGCCTGGACGAGATCGTCAGGCGCGTCTGGGAGTCCGGCGTGGTGCTCGCGGGGGTGAGCGCAGGCTCGATCTGCTGGTTCACCGGTGGGACCACCGACTCCTTCGGCCCCGAGCTGCGCCCCGTCACGAACGGGCTGGGACTGTTGCCCTACGCCAACGGCGTGCACTACGACAGTGAGGAACGCCGTCGGCCGCTCGTCCATGCCCTCGTGGCCGAGGGCACCCTCGGCGAGACTCACTGCACCGACGACGGCGTCGGCCTGGTCTACGAAGGCACCTCGCTCGTGGAGGCAGTCACGGAGCGACCCGGGAAGGGCGCCTACCGGGTGCTGCGGGACGCGACCGGGCAGGTGCAGGAGGAGCGCTGGGAACCGCGGGATCTGACCGCCCGCTGACGGGCCGAACTCCCCATCGCGACGCAACGGTCCGGACCTGCTCGGCCGCTAGGTTGGGAGCACGATGACTGA
Proteins encoded:
- a CDS encoding peptidase E; the encoded protein is MPASKPTIVATSGGYRPGHRTRLEFDALVHHAVERSGVAGRAPRLSYVGTAGGDQDWRIAAMSEAGRVAGYDVTPLRLFTMPNVEDIEATLLTQDVVWVDGGSVANLLAVWRVHGLDEIVRRVWESGVVLAGVSAGSICWFTGGTTDSFGPELRPVTNGLGLLPYANGVHYDSEERRRPLVHALVAEGTLGETHCTDDGVGLVYEGTSLVEAVTERPGKGAYRVLRDATGQVQEERWEPRDLTAR
- a CDS encoding S8 family peptidase, coding for MTDWKPPALWARVRATGPDPDVGWFGTTYLSDSLLCPLVPGAEEDLAVLDEVLAERQWRLELGDPVLFVSDEVSADAGVTGAVENFRKAYRAGEPTTALEALRRLWKPLYAGREHAGPEGQPIPVGVIGVHLARNVGAPVDGPDAAVALRAVQERRRAPVALGLDHLLSLGPFIETNPFIETNPFIETNPFIETNPAAGYARPGLGGRQPVSVPIAPPSRRPEASRRVTVAVLDTGCGDHEWLDDVVTVPHVDGHPIGRHGSPDPERDPSPGPTITGLAGRAVGHGTFIAGLVRQVAPDADLLAVRVCDGDGIVTELELISVLAQLTAYQRTTGPIDVLNLSLSYTHERPEDAAYSSALYGVLHHLRAEGTTIVASAGNAATTRPHFPAAFTLSPDPSVAPLISVGARNPNGTIAAFSNQGAWVSCWDQGAALVSTSPRLDSGRQPTVETGPGSETFDLDDFSGGFAVWSGTSFAAPLLAARVAHVLEPRIPPAKHIAERIRGAHLAWRMVEDGGR
- the rpmA gene encoding 50S ribosomal protein L27, whose protein sequence is MASKKGVSSSKNGRDSNAQRLGVKRFGGQAVKAGEIIVRQRGTHFHPGLNVGRGGDDTLFALQPGAVQFGQRRGRKVVDIVAAEV
- the proB gene encoding glutamate 5-kinase, encoding MTASLPDRAAFADPAQAQRIVVKVGSSSLTDSSGRLDVTRLSALVDVLAARIADGGQVTLVSSGAIASALTVLGLPGRPRDLSLAQAAASVGQGLLMAHYTRAFSVHHLHVGQVLLTVEDVVRRGHYRNAQRALNRLLDLGVVPIVNENDTVATHEIRFGDNDRVAALVAHLTQADALLLLSDVDALYDGPPSRPGAQRIARVERPEDLDGLEITAPGSAVGTGGMVTKVEAATIATGSGVPVVLTSAANAAAALAGADVGTWFAPTGRRIQSRRLWLAHAARTRGRVILDDGAVRAITIGKKSLLAAGVIGADGDFEAGDPVELVGTDGTVVARGLVGYSAEDLPVRMGRTSEQLAEIFGDADTRAVVHRDDLVQVRSPR
- the obgE gene encoding GTPase ObgE — encoded protein: MASFVDRVVVHARGGDGGHGCASVHREKFKPLGGPDGANGGSGGDVVLVVDPQVTTLLDYHHLPHRRAQNGTPGMGDNRTGRHGEVLELAVPDGTVVKTREGEVLADMVGSGTRFVAAEGGRGGLGNAALASPKRKAPGFALLGEPGQERDLVLELKTVADVALVGYPSAGKSSLIAAISAARPKIADYPFTTLVPNLGVVQAGEQRFTVADVPGLIPGASEGKGLGLEFLRHIERCAVIVHVLDCATLEPGRDPISDLDVIETELGAYAADLGIDGGRVPLADRPRLVVLNKIDVPEARDLAELVRPDLEERGLQVLEISTASHEGLRPLTFALAALVTRARAEAPAPEATRTVLRPRAVNEKSFTVTRRQSDHVYYLVRGDKPERWVRQTDFANDEAVGYLADRLAKLGVEDELFRAGAQAGDEVVIGDGPNGVVFDWEPTMAVGAELLAGPRGSDLRLEETHRPTRAEKRAAFHDKMDAKATARDELWADGEDSAAGDWSDDSEEGR
- a CDS encoding RNA polymerase sigma factor, whose protein sequence is MARNAEETVWSSAARHFRCWRDGSPTAMDDLVRELTPVLWQVVRAQRLDTETASDVVQSTWLALVRRPESVREPDAVGAWLITTARREAWRVTKAGAKLEPMEEVPEFGEGASAEHEATTRWMDDVLWRLVRQLSERCQRLLRVAAFLDRPDYRNLAGELGMAVGSIGPTRARCLDRLRSMLAAEGVHHA
- the rplU gene encoding 50S ribosomal protein L21, whose translation is MSRNVVYAIVKAGGRQEKVSVGDIVVVDRISGTSGDSVELEPVLLVDGDKVTSDAKGLEKVTVTAEIVRDDKGKKISIVKYKNKTGYRKRMGHRQKLTRLKVTGIK